Proteins found in one Thermodesulfatator atlanticus DSM 21156 genomic segment:
- the extKL gene encoding multiheme c-type cytochrome (seleno)protein ExtKL, with protein sequence MRYLFVFGWLFLLVAISQAGEGLKFPSEPIDDLDTFIRTYDAKRCAECHEDVYEQWKESYHARSMVSSIKGITNFFLVGVPKEWEKKLDKEEIMKCLDCHLPQIKYATDRLAGEIADLMITARKATGAEKERALAKLSQLNVSCYGCHNIKVAGTAPGITGHIDPNVIYTANEDVEADHETEYHPSLKRAFFCTQCHGEYIAPDGESIMCNTLSGSYVHNYLGQGGRKTCQDCHMRAKDRGHRFPGGHDLEIVKEGIELQAEITGFRYGVGKWVLAINVEAFLTNKAGHRVPDGULWSGKVVLEVTAKDLSSGKVLYKDSRTYFEIGLDLDGFMRYGAWQIKEIVDLTLQPLKTQHERFFITLDKNVEKAEVNVNVYYYISGKKGDLIHQEKKIIVFPEMP encoded by the coding sequence ATGAGATATTTGTTTGTTTTTGGCTGGCTTTTTTTATTGGTTGCTATTTCACAAGCAGGTGAAGGCTTAAAGTTTCCCTCTGAGCCCATTGATGATCTAGATACTTTCATTAGAACCTATGATGCTAAACGATGCGCCGAGTGTCATGAGGACGTCTATGAACAGTGGAAAGAATCCTATCATGCGCGCTCTATGGTTTCATCTATCAAGGGAATAACCAACTTTTTCCTGGTTGGGGTCCCCAAAGAATGGGAGAAAAAACTCGACAAAGAAGAAATTATGAAATGTCTTGATTGTCATTTGCCCCAAATAAAGTACGCCACGGATCGCCTTGCGGGAGAGATAGCGGATCTCATGATAACCGCCCGCAAGGCAACTGGTGCAGAAAAGGAAAGGGCCTTGGCAAAGCTGAGTCAATTAAATGTTTCCTGTTACGGTTGCCATAATATAAAAGTAGCGGGAACCGCCCCTGGAATTACAGGCCATATTGACCCAAACGTCATATACACTGCTAATGAAGACGTAGAAGCCGATCATGAGACAGAGTACCATCCTTCTCTTAAAAGGGCGTTTTTCTGCACCCAATGCCATGGTGAATACATTGCTCCAGACGGTGAAAGCATAATGTGTAACACCCTCTCTGGCAGTTATGTCCACAACTACCTGGGACAAGGTGGAAGAAAGACTTGTCAGGATTGTCATATGCGTGCCAAAGACCGTGGCCATCGCTTCCCCGGTGGGCATGATCTTGAGATTGTAAAAGAAGGTATTGAACTGCAGGCGGAAATAACAGGTTTTCGATACGGCGTAGGGAAATGGGTACTTGCGATAAACGTTGAGGCCTTCTTAACTAACAAGGCCGGACACCGTGTCCCTGACGGCTGACTCTGGTCTGGCAAAGTGGTCCTGGAAGTGACCGCTAAGGATCTTTCTTCTGGCAAGGTTTTGTACAAAGATTCCCGCACTTACTTTGAAATTGGCTTAGACCTTGACGGCTTCATGCGCTACGGTGCCTGGCAAATCAAAGAAATAGTTGATCTAACCCTTCAGCCTCTTAAGACACAACATGAAAGATTTTTTATAACTCTTGATAAAAACGTAGAAAAAGCCGAGGTAAACGTTAACGTCTACTATTACATAAGTGGCAAAAAAGGAGATCTTATACATCAGGAAAAGAAGATCATTGTTTTTCCGGAGATGCCTTAG
- a CDS encoding carbonic anhydrase: protein MAGNSFLQEILEANQNFRKKTNVKTFEAYRENQSPVATVVMCSDSRLQLEILFSETINKIFVVRNIGNQIMNNQGSVDYGVLHLKTPYLLIIGHTNCGAIKTALTDYSKKTSGIVSELNSLQLPLKNFKADFSPFLWQKAVEANVDFQVSWALERYTALVKANELAIIGLIYDLSNYYGKGFGRIHLKNINGEKEPAALLKHNFLQTLSPEEKNLLVAPFVK, encoded by the coding sequence ATGGCCGGAAATAGTTTCTTACAGGAAATTTTAGAAGCAAACCAGAATTTTAGAAAAAAAACAAATGTTAAAACTTTTGAAGCTTACCGAGAAAACCAAAGTCCTGTAGCAACCGTGGTCATGTGTTCGGACTCACGTTTGCAGCTTGAGATACTTTTCTCAGAGACAATCAACAAAATTTTTGTGGTACGAAATATCGGCAACCAAATAATGAATAATCAGGGCTCAGTAGATTATGGTGTACTTCACTTAAAAACACCTTATTTGTTAATTATCGGGCACACCAATTGCGGTGCCATTAAAACTGCTTTGACAGATTATTCAAAGAAAACCTCAGGGATAGTATCAGAATTGAATTCTTTGCAACTGCCTCTTAAAAATTTCAAAGCTGACTTTTCCCCATTTCTCTGGCAAAAAGCAGTTGAAGCAAATGTTGATTTTCAGGTAAGTTGGGCGCTGGAAAGATATACTGCTTTAGTAAAAGCCAATGAATTAGCGATAATAGGCCTTATATATGATCTTTCCAATTATTATGGGAAGGGTTTTGGCAGAATACACTTAAAAAACATAAACGGAGAAAAAGAACCAGCAGCACTTTTAAAACATAATTTTTTACAAACTCTATCACCAGAAGAAAAAAATTTGCTCGTAGCACCTTTTGTAAAATGA
- a CDS encoding helix-turn-helix transcriptional regulator yields the protein MIKNNLKTYLTTKEVAALLDVNEKIVYQLINEKGLPATKVTGKWLFPRHLVEKWLEKHVVNHPGKALDFEGELVIVIGSNDLLLERTLSLYNKRYAKSVAVFGSVGSLRGIGALKDGLCHIATAHLLESDEKNYNFAYLREHFGEFLPVVVNFCFREQGLLVAPGNPKNIKSLKDLTRDDITYANRPKGTGTRVLLEHELKKLGVSFKKICGFENEFNTHLEVGLEVLSGRADTGLAIRAIAKLLGLDFIPIKRERYDLLIPKDTFFQKNIQKLLGLLQEEDFKLLAAELTGYDVSQAGRIVFPQDD from the coding sequence ATGATAAAAAATAACCTAAAGACTTATTTAACAACCAAAGAAGTTGCAGCTTTACTTGATGTCAATGAAAAAATTGTCTATCAGCTAATCAATGAAAAAGGGCTTCCAGCCACCAAAGTTACCGGCAAGTGGCTCTTCCCACGCCATCTCGTAGAAAAATGGTTAGAGAAGCACGTTGTAAATCATCCTGGGAAGGCCTTAGATTTTGAGGGGGAGTTAGTCATAGTTATTGGAAGTAATGATTTGTTACTTGAAAGAACTTTGAGTCTTTATAACAAACGCTACGCCAAATCGGTGGCGGTATTTGGTTCTGTGGGAAGCCTTCGGGGGATCGGGGCCTTAAAAGATGGGCTTTGTCATATCGCCACCGCCCATCTTTTAGAATCAGATGAAAAAAATTATAACTTCGCTTACTTAAGAGAGCATTTTGGTGAGTTTTTACCCGTGGTGGTTAATTTTTGTTTCAGGGAGCAGGGGCTTTTGGTGGCTCCGGGAAACCCCAAAAACATTAAGTCATTAAAAGACTTAACAAGAGACGACATAACGTATGCCAATCGCCCTAAAGGCACAGGGACGAGGGTTTTGCTTGAACACGAGCTTAAAAAACTAGGTGTATCCTTTAAAAAGATTTGCGGTTTTGAAAACGAATTTAACACGCATCTCGAAGTAGGCCTTGAGGTTCTTTCAGGGCGTGCTGATACAGGTCTTGCTATCAGGGCCATAGCAAAACTTTTGGGGCTTGATTTTATTCCGATTAAACGCGAGCGCTACGACTTACTGATACCCAAAGATACTTTTTTCCAAAAAAATATTCAGAAATTACTCGGCCTGCTTCAGGAGGAAGACTTTAAACTTTTGGCAGCCGAACTCACGGGTTATGACGTAAGTCAGGCCGGAAGAATAGTTTTCCCTCAAGACGACTAA
- a CDS encoding substrate-binding domain-containing protein, translating into MRKFSLFLFLLCVFLVSSVWAGDKVLRMATTTSTDNTGLLDYLAPLFKKDTGIELQWIAVGTGKALRMGQNCDVDILMVHAPPAEKKFMAKGYGIDRREFMYNDFIVVGPKDDPARIKGLPVTDAFKKIAQKKALFVSRGDDSGTNKKEKLIWKKAGIDPKSLEKEPWYLQTGQGMLATLRIAAEKKGYTLTDRGTFIKYEAYLKTKPVLSILVEGDPLLKNQYSVIIINPERCPNVKVDLAKKFADWITSPRGQEAISNFRLMGKKLFIPNAK; encoded by the coding sequence ATGAGAAAGTTTAGCCTGTTTTTATTTCTTTTGTGTGTCTTTTTGGTAAGCTCAGTTTGGGCTGGAGATAAAGTCCTGCGCATGGCCACTACCACCAGCACTGACAATACCGGTCTTCTCGACTATCTGGCCCCTTTGTTCAAAAAAGACACAGGCATTGAACTTCAATGGATCGCCGTGGGAACTGGAAAAGCCCTGCGTATGGGGCAAAACTGTGATGTGGATATTCTCATGGTGCATGCTCCCCCTGCAGAAAAAAAGTTTATGGCCAAAGGATACGGTATAGACCGCAGAGAATTTATGTATAACGATTTTATCGTGGTTGGCCCCAAAGACGACCCGGCCCGCATCAAAGGGCTGCCTGTGACAGACGCTTTCAAAAAGATAGCTCAGAAAAAAGCACTTTTTGTAAGCCGTGGTGATGACTCTGGCACCAACAAAAAAGAAAAATTGATCTGGAAAAAAGCAGGAATAGACCCAAAATCCCTTGAAAAAGAACCCTGGTATCTTCAAACTGGCCAAGGAATGCTTGCTACTTTGCGCATTGCTGCTGAAAAAAAGGGCTACACTCTGACCGATCGAGGAACTTTCATCAAATATGAAGCCTATTTAAAAACAAAGCCCGTTTTGAGCATTCTGGTAGAAGGAGATCCTCTTCTCAAAAATCAATACAGTGTAATCATTATAAATCCTGAGAGATGCCCCAATGTTAAAGTAGATTTGGCAAAAAAGTTTGCAGACTGGATAACATCCCCGCGCGGGCAAGAAGCCATTTCAAATTTCCGCCTCATGGGTAAGAAACTTTTTATCCCTAACGCTAAATAA
- a CDS encoding ABC transporter permease, whose translation MTQEIWEGFIKAFELLLSKDPETYSAIYTTLRATSYSMIASLLIGVPLGFALGYFDFRGKKFCRTLVHTLLALPTVFIGLMLYILLSRSGPLGNLGLLFTVPAIAIGQTILALPIVIALTSTAIESLDKGLRLTLMTLGASKRQLLFSSLWEARYGILAAAVTAYGRVLTEVGISLMVGGNIKWHTRTITTAIALETAKGEFAMSLALGFVLLFIAFAVNFSLAYLRRRV comes from the coding sequence ATGACGCAAGAAATCTGGGAAGGTTTTATCAAGGCCTTCGAACTTTTACTTAGTAAAGACCCAGAAACCTACTCTGCTATTTATACCACCCTTAGAGCCACGAGCTATTCCATGATAGCAAGTCTTTTAATCGGTGTGCCCTTGGGTTTTGCCTTGGGATATTTCGATTTTCGAGGAAAAAAATTCTGCCGCACTTTGGTCCATACCCTGCTTGCATTACCAACGGTTTTTATCGGCTTAATGCTTTATATTCTTCTCAGTAGAAGTGGTCCTTTGGGGAATTTGGGGCTTCTTTTCACTGTCCCTGCCATTGCTATTGGACAAACTATTTTAGCACTCCCCATAGTCATTGCCTTAACTTCTACCGCAATTGAATCTCTTGACAAAGGGCTTCGTTTAACCCTTATGACTTTGGGTGCCAGCAAAAGGCAGTTGCTTTTTTCCTCGCTCTGGGAAGCACGTTATGGCATCCTTGCTGCGGCTGTAACCGCTTATGGGCGCGTGCTCACAGAAGTTGGTATCTCTCTCATGGTTGGTGGCAATATCAAATGGCACACCCGCACCATCACCACGGCTATAGCCCTTGAGACTGCTAAAGGCGAATTTGCGATGTCACTTGCCCTTGGCTTTGTTTTGCTTTTTATTGCTTTTGCCGTAAATTTTTCGCTGGCTTATCTTAGAAGACGTGTATGA